The nucleotide window GAGAAAGCGCTTTCGACTTATGATAAACTGGTTCTGGCAACCAATGGTTTGTATGCGCCGTTGCTGGACAGGAGTTTGTACGGTGAGTCTTCGATATTGGCTCCGGATGTTATGGCAGACAATGTTGTGCTTTCGTCAGTAAAGGCATCCGGACGTTATATTCAGGAGTTTAATCTGACAATGGGATCTAATGACGGGCCTTCCGACGGTGTGTACAGTATGGGATATTACATTATATGTGCTGCCTGCAATGTGATCAACGCTATCGAGGCAAATAAGTTTGACCGTCAGGGGGCTACGGACGCACAGGTAAATCAGTTGCTGGGAGAGGCTTTGTTTATCCGGGCGATGGTACATTTCGATTTGTGCCGTTGGTTTGCTTATCCTTATCATTTTACGGATACAAAACTGGCGCCGGGGGCTGACGGTGCAGGCGGACATCCCGGTATTCCGGTTGTTTTGACGACTGAAATCGGTAAACCGGCACGGAGTACCGTGCACAAGGTGTATGAACAGGTTATTTCGGATTTGAAACGGGCAGCCGATCTGATGACGGAGAAGAAAGTCTGTTTCTGGGCTTCTTCAGAAGTAGCCAAGGCATTGCTGGCCCGCGTATATTTGTATCAGGGGAATAACCAGGATGCGGCTACGATGGCAACGGAAGTCATCGGTTCACATCGTTATGAATTGACTCCGGCAGCAGATTTTGTAAAATATTGGGCATTGGAAGGACAGAAGGAAACGATTTTTGAGTTGCAATCCAATAAGACCGATGACTATTTTTACGGAGGAAATAACAATCCGGGTGGTGTATACTTGTATTACGGAGATTTGGTGGCGGCAAATGAATTGGCGACATCTTACGAAGAGGGGGACGTGAGAGCGAAACTGGTTGTTTTGAATAAAGACGGGGAATATACCGTAAATAAATATCCGGGACGGGAAGGAACAGGGAACGTTGAAATCAATAATCCTCATATTCTGCGTTTGGCTGAAATGTATTTGATAAGGGCCGAAGCCAATCAGAAGAATAATTCACAAATCGGCGATACACCGTTGAATGATGTCAATGCCGTGCGTGCGAAACGCGGACTTTCGGGTTTACGGGTTGTTGACGGCAGTACAATTGCTTCGGAACGCCGGAAAGAACTGGCTTTTGAAGGACATCGCTGGTTCGATTTGTCCAGAAACGGTCAGGATAATGTACGCCCCGGTTGTAAGGCTACGCCGTTGGTGACATGGCCCGATAAACGTTTTGTATTGCCGATTCCATTGTATGAGATGAAGAATAACGGTAATATGGTGCAAAATATCGGTTATTGAGTGGTATCTAGGTTTTATGATTAAAACGAATGTTTATGAAAAAGATTTTAATTAATATAGGTTGGATTTTTGCTTTGGCCGGGATTTTGTTTTCCTGTGAAAAAAGTAAATTGGAACACTTGTACGAAGGACCTTGGTTTCTTGCTTTTCAATCGGGAGAGCTGACAGCTGTTGAAAGCGAGCCGGACCCGGTTGAGATCCCGGTGCAATTGGTTAGTACCGTAAGAAATACGCCGGTAAAGGTGGATTTTACGATTAATGCCGGGAGCCTGATTGCCGGTGAGGATTACGAATTGCTGAACGAGTCTCAGACTCTGACTTTCGCTCCGGGAGAGCTTACGCAGTACATACGGGTTCAACTGCATGATAACCTCGATATAAACGGCGATCAGCAGATTGTATTTACATTGACGTCGAACGATGCCGATATACAGATCGGACAACCGGGTACGGGAAGCAAGCGGGATGCTTGTACTCTGATCGTAAAAGATGACGATTGCCCGTTGGAATTGAACCTGTTCTCCGGTAAAGTGAAAGGAAAAGAGACGACACCCTGGTGGGATAAGGTTGAATTTCCTGCGACATTTACGCCGATAGAGGAGCTTGCTCCGGGTAAAATCAAATATCATGTAAGCGGAATATTTTTTGCCGTTCAGTTGGAATATGCTTATAATGCATGGCTGGGAACTGCCGATCAGGCTGAATATAATGAAGTAGAAGTTGTTATCGACTTTACGAATCCGGCCAAGCCGACGATGTCCTGGGAAGAACAGCTTTCGGTAACCGTATATTGGGACGGAGATACGACGGGTGATGAGTATTGGATACAGGCTGCCGTTAATCAGCCGATAGCTATTTCCACATGTGATAAGACTTTAGAGTTTACCTATTATATGGCAAATCCGGATTGGGCGAGGTCGTATGCATTCCGGGTAGCGTTTAATTTTGGAGACTGACCGGATGTAATGTAAAACTTTAAATTTTGAAAATTATGAATAAATTGAAATATGGTTTGTTAATCGTCGGTATCGTCTGTGGATTATCGGCCTGTGACGATGATAACGATTATGAATATATACCGAAATTGCCGAGGGGCGGTTTTTTGGAGAAAACATCGGATCAAAGTGCGGATTATTTTATCAGTGATGCTGAAAACGTAGCTGTTCCGATGCAAATGAACCGGATGAAGGCCGGACAGAACCTTACGGTAAAACTGGATGTAAGCATTGAGCCGGCAGAGTTGAGTTCTGCTATCGGTATACTGAAAAACGAAGTGGCTTTTAAAGGGAGTGAAAAAATTACTCCCGAATTGTTCAGCATAGATTGGAGTAAAGTGCCGGCCGGAAAAAGTTTGACGGTGACGGCTAAATTGCAGGAAGCCGATGATATTGATTTGAATACTATCTGTGCTTCTTATCAGATGAATGTGAGTAAGGCCGCTTTACCGATTCCCTGGTGTGATCCGCAAGGAGTGGGAGAGGTGATGTTGGATTTCGATGCGACGGCTCCCAAAAAGGTTTCACTGGCTTTATTGTCGATGACAAAGGCTGCCGTGCAGGATTTGGTCGTACCTTTCAAGTTGGAAACGGATTTGGTAGAAGGTACGGATTTCAAGATACTGGGGGAATACGGACATGCCTTTTTCGTACCGGCCGGAGAACGTTCAGCATCTATTGAAGTCGAGGTAAGGGGTGATTTATTCCCACAGGTCGGTTTTGAGCGGGTAAAACTGACGTTGACGGAGGAAGGTAAAAATCCGTCTCAGCTTTTTGAGTATGATCCGGCCTGGAAAGAAACCTGGCTGAAAATAGGGCGTAGTCCGGATTATGTGATGATACTGGACCCGAATGCCGAATACGAGGCTTTGTTGGCTGCCGGAGAAGGAAACAAAGAGTTTACAATAACCATTCCCAATGTATTGGATAAGGCCGCTGCCAGAAATATGACGATTCCTTTGAATTTAAACCAGTATATGGCTAAGTTGGGGATTCATTTCCAAATGGATGCGCCTTATCAGATGACGGTGCAGCAAGGCTCCCGGGATGCACAAGTAGTGCTGACTGTTTTGAGCGATGCTTTCGCTTCTTCGGATGATAATGTACCTTTATACATCGAACTGGCAGACCCCAGTGATGCCGTCAATTTCTGGACGACGATAACGTTAGGACGTGAATGACAAATAATAGGCGGGAGGTCCCTGACCGGGGGACTTCCCGTATTTTAAAATGTAAATCAATGTTGGTTATGTGGAAGAAATTATGGGGTGTATTTTGTTGTTGGGGTATGGTGACGGGAGGAATGGCTCAAGATGTTGTGCCGGTAAGGGCATTGTCCAGTCCGGAAATTATCAATCCTGCTTATTATAACCGGGAAACCGGTGTGTCAGCCGCTTTGTGGTATCGGCATCAATGGGGAAAACTGGAAGAATCTCCTCAATATATGGGTTTTTCGCTACACAAGCTGTGGACTCCCGGAAAATGGGGGACGGGTGTCAACGGGGGATATAGTAAATCGGGGTACCGGAAAGATTATCAGTTCGGATTGACCGGAGACCGGGGATTTGCTCTGTCGGAAAATTCCCGTCTTTCTCTCGGACTCACTGCGGGGATGCAATTGGTGCGTTACGATTGGCCGGAGAATCTGGGAAGTGCAAAGCCGGAAGATTTTAATAAAGAATGGTTTTATGTTGCCGGAGGTGTTGCCTGGAATTACCGGGAATTGTCTTTGGGAGCAGGCTACCGGGGAGTGTGCCGGGACGGAGGTGACGGGATGTATTCCAGGATAAGTTTGTATGGGGAATACCGGATTGGAATGGGATCCCGTTGGGATATTTTGCCGAGAGCGTTATATGTGTACGATAGCGATTGGGACAGTGATCTGGATTTAGGCGTTTTTGCCTATTACCGGAATATGGCCGGAATCGGTTTGATTTGGCGGAAAGAACAGGCAATAGGCGTACAGGGAGAAATGCGGTTACTGGACTGTCTGGCCGTTACTTATTGTTATGAACCATCGACCGGAACGGATGCCAATGTGTTCGGAGCCTCGCATGAAGTATCCCTGAAATTCAATTCCGGAGGTTTATATCGGAAGAAATAAGCAGATGTTTTAAATTTTCTTCTTTTGCCAGTGTGCGAATTTCAGGTATAGGTAGGAGACCAAACCGATAAATACACCGTAAATAAATTCGCTGCTCCAGACCCATTCTACCCGGGCATTGATATAAGAGGCGAAAAACCAAACCGAGAAGGTATAGGCTGCCAATACGACAAATTCGAGCAACAAGGCTTTAGTGGTGTTGCCGGTGCCGGAGACGCCTTCAAACATAGGCATCCCGATACTCATCGTGATTGCTGCACAGCAAACAACGAAAAGTGAAGAAACCGATTCCGCAGCCAAAGTCGTATCGTTTGTGTAGACAGACAATATAAAAGAGGGAAAGAATAAACAACAAAGTAGTATCGGCAGGATGGCCAGCATGCCCTGACCGATTGTTTTGAGTATCGTCGGGATAACTTCGTTTTGCTTACCGGCACCGATGAGGCGGCTTGTAAGCGTATTTGCCGTAGCTCCGAATGCGAATACCGGTATCATAATCAACATATAAACGCTCCGAATGATTCCGGATACGGCGATCGGCCCTTCTCCCATGTGCTCGACAAGTGCAAAAAAGATAAACCAGGTTCCGAAAGAAAATAATTTTTGCAGCATAGTCGGAAATGCCAGCCGGAGAATGGATTTCATCAACCAGCCTTCGAGTTTGTGAAAATAGAATAAGGCATATGTTTTCAACGGTAATTTTACGAGTGTATAGCCGATGAAGAAGAGAAGTGCGGAGATTTCGGCACAGACAGAAGCCAATGCAGCTCCACCGACTCCCATATTGGGGAATCCCCATTTCCCGAATATCAGGACATAATCGAGTACGATATTGACGATGGCCATCAATAGCGTGGAAAAACTGATTACTTTTGTATTGGAAAGTCCGATGTATAAAGCTCTGAAAAGAAAATTGAAACAGACGAAGACAATACCGTAATGCCGGTAATTCATGTAGTCCATTGCCGAATTATATATGTTGGGCGATTGAATGATG belongs to Culturomica massiliensis and includes:
- a CDS encoding Calx-beta domain-containing protein; its protein translation is MKKILINIGWIFALAGILFSCEKSKLEHLYEGPWFLAFQSGELTAVESEPDPVEIPVQLVSTVRNTPVKVDFTINAGSLIAGEDYELLNESQTLTFAPGELTQYIRVQLHDNLDINGDQQIVFTLTSNDADIQIGQPGTGSKRDACTLIVKDDDCPLELNLFSGKVKGKETTPWWDKVEFPATFTPIEELAPGKIKYHVSGIFFAVQLEYAYNAWLGTADQAEYNEVEVVIDFTNPAKPTMSWEEQLSVTVYWDGDTTGDEYWIQAAVNQPIAISTCDKTLEFTYYMANPDWARSYAFRVAFNFGD
- a CDS encoding RagB/SusD family nutrient uptake outer membrane protein, encoding MKKVYNILGIILSIALLWSCSSDFIDKDPKTSISNEKALSTYDKLVLATNGLYAPLLDRSLYGESSILAPDVMADNVVLSSVKASGRYIQEFNLTMGSNDGPSDGVYSMGYYIICAACNVINAIEANKFDRQGATDAQVNQLLGEALFIRAMVHFDLCRWFAYPYHFTDTKLAPGADGAGGHPGIPVVLTTEIGKPARSTVHKVYEQVISDLKRAADLMTEKKVCFWASSEVAKALLARVYLYQGNNQDAATMATEVIGSHRYELTPAADFVKYWALEGQKETIFELQSNKTDDYFYGGNNNPGGVYLYYGDLVAANELATSYEEGDVRAKLVVLNKDGEYTVNKYPGREGTGNVEINNPHILRLAEMYLIRAEANQKNNSQIGDTPLNDVNAVRAKRGLSGLRVVDGSTIASERRKELAFEGHRWFDLSRNGQDNVRPGCKATPLVTWPDKRFVLPIPLYEMKNNGNMVQNIGY
- a CDS encoding type IX secretion system membrane protein PorP/SprF translates to MWKKLWGVFCCWGMVTGGMAQDVVPVRALSSPEIINPAYYNRETGVSAALWYRHQWGKLEESPQYMGFSLHKLWTPGKWGTGVNGGYSKSGYRKDYQFGLTGDRGFALSENSRLSLGLTAGMQLVRYDWPENLGSAKPEDFNKEWFYVAGGVAWNYRELSLGAGYRGVCRDGGDGMYSRISLYGEYRIGMGSRWDILPRALYVYDSDWDSDLDLGVFAYYRNMAGIGLIWRKEQAIGVQGEMRLLDCLAVTYCYEPSTGTDANVFGASHEVSLKFNSGGLYRKK
- a CDS encoding MATE family efflux transporter: MTSIKNKTIWTIAYPIIFGNLAQTLIALTDTAFLGRLSPIALGASMMAGIYYYVYSTLAWGFSIGIQIIVARRLGENKLNRIGVIFEHGLVFVLFLSSGLFLIQHYFTDSILHNIIQSPNIYNSAMDYMNYRHYGIVFVCFNFLFRALYIGLSNTKVISFSTLLMAIVNIVLDYVLIFGKWGFPNMGVGGAALASVCAEISALLFFIGYTLVKLPLKTYALFYFHKLEGWLMKSILRLAFPTMLQKLFSFGTWFIFFALVEHMGEGPIAVSGIIRSVYMLIMIPVFAFGATANTLTSRLIGAGKQNEVIPTILKTIGQGMLAILPILLCCLFFPSFILSVYTNDTTLAAESVSSLFVVCCAAITMSIGMPMFEGVSGTGNTTKALLLEFVVLAAYTFSVWFFASYINARVEWVWSSEFIYGVFIGLVSYLYLKFAHWQKKKI